The following DNA comes from Papaver somniferum cultivar HN1 chromosome 4, ASM357369v1, whole genome shotgun sequence.
tgttggcctcaaactggATATTGCTCAATCTTTTGATACGGTAAGTTGGAATTTCATAGctgaagtttttcgtcaatatggcttttctgattcttggtgcATGTGGGTTCTTAATATCCTTAGCTAAGCTCGGATTTCTGTCATGATTAATGGCTGCCCTAAAGGTTATTTCAGTATTACTAGAGGtctgcgtcaaggtgatcctctctcACCTTTGatctttgttcttattgaagatgttttaagtCGCAATCTTTCCAAGTTGTTTGCAAATCATAGTATGAATGTTATGGTTAGTAAAAAAGGAGTGGCGCCTACGTACTTACTTTTCGCAGATGATATCCTTATATTCTGCAGAGATAATCTTCATAGTTTGTAAAATTTGAAGAATATGCTTGTTTTGTATGAACATGGGTCTGGCCAGTGCGTAAACTATGCAAATAACAAGTTTTATTTTGGAGGTGATAGAATTTCTCGTGCTATTGCTATTTCTAACTATTTGGGTATGGAGAGAGCTATGTTTCCGGATAAATACTTAGGTATTCAATTGAAACCTGGTATTGTTCGGCATATTCATGTTCGCCAAGTTGTtgagaagattatggacaagcTGGCTGGCTGGAAAGGTAAACTTTTATCATTTCAGGCGAGGCTTGTGCTAATTAAGTCGGTGATTTCTAGTTATGTTATTCATTCTATGGCTGTTTATAAATGGCCATGCACGGTTATTAAGCAAGTTGAGAGGGCCATTAGAAAATTTTTTTGGTCCGCTGATGCTAAGAAACGTAAATATTTTACGGTTCTATATGATGATCTATGTCTCTCAAAGCGTGAAGGTGATCTTGGAATTAAGAAGTTAAATGATATTAATAGGGCTATGCTAATGAAGCTTAGGAATTCTATTCGGGATTCAAACAAGATTTGGGCCATATTTTTGAGGTCCAAATACTTTAAGATCAATGACAATCTGATAAATTATAAGTTGGCTTCTTCGGTTTTTTCTGGAATTCGCTTGGTTTATAATTTTGTGCAGAAGCAtacacgctcaattataggtaatggtgctaatacttccctattttttgataattggtgtggtgaTATTTCTATTGCGCAAAGACTTGGCATCACTTCCAAAGGCCCTAATAATTTTACGGCTAAAGTAAGTGATATCATTTTTGATGGTGTTTGGGTTATTCCTGAAAAAACAAGAGATTTGATGATTCGTTGTAATATTGATGTGGAAAATTTGCCTGTTATTGGTGGTGGTGAGGATTATAAAATTTGGGATTTAGATAGCAAAGGCGTTTTTTCAGTTAAGTCGGCTAAGGCCTCTCTTAAGATGCCGGCAGAAGTTGTGCCTTGTGCAAATCTGTTTACTAGACAGGTTGTGCACCCTACCTTGAGTGTGCAATACTGGAAGATTTGGGCCAAGCAATGTTGTGCTAGTGAAGACAATATTATTAAGAAAACAGGTAGGAGCATGCCTACTATGTGCCGTTTATGCAGGAAAAGTTGTGAAACTCTTAGCCACATACATCACTTGGCATTGCAGAGTTGCTAGGAGGATTTGGGCTTGGGTGGCTGGAATTTTCAAGCTGGATCCAAGTGAAGACCTGGTGGACTCGTATAAGGCTGCTAAGAGTCGAAGTAGAATGATAAAGGACCTGTGGTtggttgcaaatcttgcaattgtCACAGAGTTATGGAAGTTACGTAATAAGTCTTATTTTGATAATATGGTTGTTCAATGACTGGGCTTTAAAGGGAGAGtttatcaggtaattcgtgataattcAATTAGAATGAAAGGCTACATGCATAATACTTTAGAGGAGTCACGCATTCTGAATTATTTCAAGGTGCGGCATAGATCATGCAAAACGTCTAccccaattgagattagttggaCTCCTcctaatcaagatgaaatcatgatctgttgtgatggtgcatctttCGGAAACCCGGGCCAAGCTAGTTCAGGTGTTGTTTTCCGTGATGCAAGTTCGGAGGTGCTTGGTGTTCTTTGTGTTGGCCTTGGTTGGCAAACAAATTTCTACGCGGAAGTTTGTGCGATTATTTATGGTGCGATTATGGATAAGAGATGGAATATGCAGAGTATTTGCATTCGTTCTGATTGGAAGAGTTGcattcaagattttcaaaagggTGAGCTTCCTTGGCAGCTGGTGCAGAAGTGGAAAATTGCAAAGTCTTACTACATCAACATTCGTTATATTCATAGCTATAGGGAGGTTAATTTCTCAGCTGATGCCTCCGGCAAGCAAGCCTGTTTGCTGGCTgaggatatttttgagttttttgaGGACAGGACAGGTTTTATTCCATCTGTGGAATGGCCTGGAAGGGTTTATTACCGTTTCAATTAGGTTTTCCAGTGAGTGGCCTCGCGGCTAGTCATTAGGAAGACCTAGTCCATGTacagatttttgtttttttaattttatttgaccgagaaaaaaaaagggtttggatgtagaattttaaaagtGGAATTTATGGGTCCAAGG
Coding sequences within:
- the LOC113273024 gene encoding uncharacterized protein LOC113273024, encoding MKGYMHNTLEESRILNYFKVRHRSCKTSTPIEISWTPPNQDEIMICCDGASFGNPGQASSGVVFRDASSEVLGVLCVGLGWQTNFYAEVCAIIYGAIMDKRWNMQSICIRSDWKSCIQDFQKGELPWQLVQKWKIAKSYYINIRYIHSYREVNFSADASGKQACLLAEDIFEFFEDRTGFIPSVEWPGRVYYRFN